A portion of the Oncorhynchus gorbuscha isolate QuinsamMale2020 ecotype Even-year linkage group LG07, OgorEven_v1.0, whole genome shotgun sequence genome contains these proteins:
- the LOC124040429 gene encoding ribosome-binding protein 1-like isoform X5 translates to MVFSQGEAQRLLEILSDKAGIRQDTWHVATQKGDPVAVMKKQLEENQKQLATQQEDASAAKNRLRELSRELSAEKSKVASVETRLSSQLSSREQEMIALQARMQASYQDHVAQTQKLNAKVLSLQEQLESGPTAQLARLQQENSILRDALNQATSQAESKQNAELAKLRQDCAKLTKELGEKSVSLQTDEVIRTGLEAKVSSVEKQLSSLQASHAESEQELQRRLEEVSEELRSSQRTLEKAQQDAATLSDLQVHLGSVEDDLKERGAQLEALTAQLELTELEKGQLEDQVGSINVLLKASQNRDENEDLEMWSWSFLNNTNHFSSSLQDRDVQLASLQEELKQLKEMKQEAAMTAEVITAETEQAPNSEDRCLVVSLQEELKQLKEEMEQLLNSPVAPQSFALKSANVSGESDQLLNGLEKSESQEVTLEEEEIQLKEESDQAQSSTIQSHNTAELAALQTSLAEREAMMKSLREELREARDESQKVQEILAQVQQSQESQPSTELPELLEKLKEAEESHGTLQAQCDQYRTILAETEGMLTNLQKCVEGEELVWKSKMADSEDQLKKALEQVHTLEETAESLKTGNQSIEQLKEQVMLLESQLEKQYETEEEMAQLKKLLSESQSQLELAQTQAQTQAQTQAQTQAQTQAQTQAQTQAQTQAQTQAQTQAQTQAQTQAQTQAQTHREELATVRGQLSEATEHAQSQKAVPEAGAQNGQSEPEVQSQLSQTTEEFEQEESSGLKEGTSV, encoded by the exons ATGGTCTTCAGTCAGGGAGAGGCCCAGCGCCTCCTAGAGATCCTCTCTGACAAGGCTGGCATCAGACAAGACACCTGGCACGTG GCTACTCAGAAGGGCGACCCAGTGGCTGTGATGAAGAAACAGTTGGAGGAGAATCAGAAACAGCTCGCTACTCAGCAGGAGGATGCCTCTGCAGCCAAAAACAGACTCCGGGAACTCAGCagg GAGCTCTCTGCTGAGAAGTCCAAGGTGGCCAGTGTGGAGACCAGGCTGAGTTCCCAGCTCTCATCCAGGGAGCAGGAGATGATCGCCCTCCAGGCTCGTATGCAGGCCTCCTACCAGGACCACGTAGCCCAGACACAGAAACTCAACGCCAAG GTCCTCAGTCTTCAGGAGCAGTTGGAGTCTGGTCCCACGGCCCAGCTGGCTCGTCTGCAGCAGGAGAACTCTATTCTCAGAGATGCCCTGAACCAGGCCACAAGCCAGGCAGAGAGCAA acagaatGCAGAGCTGGCCaagctgagacaggattgtgccaaACTGACCAAAGAGCTGGGGGAGAAGAGTGTGAGCCTTCAGACTGATGAGGTCATCAGGACTGGACTGGAGGCTAAGGTGTCTTCTGTAGAGAAACAATTGTCTTCACTACAG GCCAGTCATGCCGAGAGTGAACAGGAGCTGCAGAGGAGGCTGGAGGAGGTCAGTGAGGAGCTGAGGAGTTCTCAGAGGACCCTGGAGAAAGCCcagcaggatgctgccacccTTTCAG ATCTCCAGGTCCATCTGGGCAGTGTAGAGGATGATCTGAAGGAACGTGGGGCCCAGCTGGAGGCCCTCACAGCCCAGCTGGAGCTGACTGAGCTGGAGAAGGGACAGCTGGAGGACCAGGTGGGATCCATTAATGTACTTCTCAAGGCCAGCCAGAACAGAGACGAGAATGAGGACTTGGAG atgtggAGTTGGTCTTTTCTCAACAACACCAATCATTTCTCTTCCAGTCTTCAAGACCGAGACGTTCAGCTGGCGTCACTCCAAGAGGAGCTGAAACAGCTCAAAGAAATGAAACAGGAGGCAGCGATGACTGCA GAGGTCATTACAGCTGAGACTGAGCAGGCACCTAACAG tgaGGACAGATGCCTGGTGGTGTCCCTTCAGGAAGAACTGAAACAGCTTAAAGAAGAGATGGAACAACTACTAAACTCTCCCGTAGCGCCCCAAAGTTTTGCGCTAAAATCG GCTAATGTCTCAGGAGAGTCTGATCAGCTACTCAATGG TCTGGAGAAGAGTGAGAGCCAGGAAGTAACACTAGAAGAGGAAGAGATTCAACTCAAAGAAGAATCTGACCAGGCCCAGAGCAGCACCATT CAGTCGCACAACACAGCAGAACTGGCCGCGCTACAAACCAG TCTGGCAGAGAGGGAAGCTATGATGAAATCCCTACGAGAGGAGCTAAGGGAAGCCAGGGACGAATCACAGAAGGTACAGGAGATCCTCGCTCAGGTCCAGCAGAGCCAAGAGTCCCAGCCGAGCACAGAGCTGCCG GAGCTGTTGGAGAAACtgaaggaggcagaggagagccACGGGACACTGCAGGCACAGTGTGACCAGTACAGGACAATCCTGGCTGAAACC GAAGGAATGCTGACGAACCTTCAGAAGTGTGTTGAGGGGGAGGAGCTGGTGTGGAAGTCCAAGATGGCCGACTCTGAGGACCAGTTGAAGAAG GCCCTGGAACAAGTGCATACTCTGGAGGAGACTGCAGAGAGCTTGAAGACAGGAAACCAAAGCATAGAACag ctgaAGGAGCAGGTGATGCTTCTGGAATCCCAGTTGGAGAAACAGTATGAGACGGAGGAGGAAATGGCACAG TTGAAGAAGCTGCTGTCAGAGTCTCAGAGCCAGCTGGAGTTGGCCCAGACGCAGGCCCAGACGCAGGCCCAGACGCAGGCCCAGACGCAGGCCCAGACGCAGGCCCAGACGCAGGCCCAGACGCAGGCCCAGACGCAGGCCCAGACGCAGGCCCAGACGCAGGCCCAGACGCAGGCCCAGACGCAGGCCCAGACGCAGGCCCAGACGCACAGGGAAGAGCTGGCTACG gtcagaggtcagctgAGTGAGGCGACGGAGCACGCTCAGAGCCAGAAGGCGGTCCCTGAGGCCGGGGCACAGAACGGACAATCGGAGCCCGAG GTCCAGTCCCAGTTGAGTCAAACCACGGAGGAGTTTGAACAG
- the LOC124040429 gene encoding ribosome-binding protein 1-like isoform X6, giving the protein MVFSQGEAQRLLEILSDKAGIRQDTWHVATQKGDPVAVMKKQLEENQKQLATQQEDASAAKNRLRELSRELSAEKSKVASVETRLSSQLSSREQEMIALQARMQASYQDHVAQTQKLNAKVLSLQEQLESGPTAQLARLQQENSILRDALNQATSQAESKQNAELAKLRQDCAKLTKELGEKSVSLQTDEVIRTGLEAKVSSVEKQLSSLQASHAESEQELQRRLEEVSEELRSSQRTLEKAQQDAATLSDLQVHLGSVEDDLKERGAQLEALTAQLELTELEKGQLEDQVGSINVLLKASQNRDENEDLEMWSWSFLNNTNHFSSSLQDRDVQLASLQEELKQLKEMKQEAAMTAEVITAETEQAPNSEDRCLVVSLQEELKQLKEEMEQLLNSPVAPQSFALKSANVSGESDQLLNGLEKSESQEVTLEEEEIQLKEESDQAQSSTIQSHNTAELAALQTSLAEREAMMKSLREELREARDESQKVQEILAQVQQSQESQPSTELPELLEKLKEAEESHGTLQAQCDQYRTILAETEGMLTNLQKCVEGEELVWKSKMADSEDQLKKALEQVHTLEETAESLKTGNQSIEQLKEQVMLLESQLEKQYETEEEMAQLKKLLSESQSQLELAQTQAQTQAQTQAQTQAQTQAQTQAQTQAQTQAQTQAQTQAQTQAQTQAQTQAQTHREELATVRGQLSEATEHAQSQKAVPEAGAQNGQSEPEEESSGLKEGTSV; this is encoded by the exons ATGGTCTTCAGTCAGGGAGAGGCCCAGCGCCTCCTAGAGATCCTCTCTGACAAGGCTGGCATCAGACAAGACACCTGGCACGTG GCTACTCAGAAGGGCGACCCAGTGGCTGTGATGAAGAAACAGTTGGAGGAGAATCAGAAACAGCTCGCTACTCAGCAGGAGGATGCCTCTGCAGCCAAAAACAGACTCCGGGAACTCAGCagg GAGCTCTCTGCTGAGAAGTCCAAGGTGGCCAGTGTGGAGACCAGGCTGAGTTCCCAGCTCTCATCCAGGGAGCAGGAGATGATCGCCCTCCAGGCTCGTATGCAGGCCTCCTACCAGGACCACGTAGCCCAGACACAGAAACTCAACGCCAAG GTCCTCAGTCTTCAGGAGCAGTTGGAGTCTGGTCCCACGGCCCAGCTGGCTCGTCTGCAGCAGGAGAACTCTATTCTCAGAGATGCCCTGAACCAGGCCACAAGCCAGGCAGAGAGCAA acagaatGCAGAGCTGGCCaagctgagacaggattgtgccaaACTGACCAAAGAGCTGGGGGAGAAGAGTGTGAGCCTTCAGACTGATGAGGTCATCAGGACTGGACTGGAGGCTAAGGTGTCTTCTGTAGAGAAACAATTGTCTTCACTACAG GCCAGTCATGCCGAGAGTGAACAGGAGCTGCAGAGGAGGCTGGAGGAGGTCAGTGAGGAGCTGAGGAGTTCTCAGAGGACCCTGGAGAAAGCCcagcaggatgctgccacccTTTCAG ATCTCCAGGTCCATCTGGGCAGTGTAGAGGATGATCTGAAGGAACGTGGGGCCCAGCTGGAGGCCCTCACAGCCCAGCTGGAGCTGACTGAGCTGGAGAAGGGACAGCTGGAGGACCAGGTGGGATCCATTAATGTACTTCTCAAGGCCAGCCAGAACAGAGACGAGAATGAGGACTTGGAG atgtggAGTTGGTCTTTTCTCAACAACACCAATCATTTCTCTTCCAGTCTTCAAGACCGAGACGTTCAGCTGGCGTCACTCCAAGAGGAGCTGAAACAGCTCAAAGAAATGAAACAGGAGGCAGCGATGACTGCA GAGGTCATTACAGCTGAGACTGAGCAGGCACCTAACAG tgaGGACAGATGCCTGGTGGTGTCCCTTCAGGAAGAACTGAAACAGCTTAAAGAAGAGATGGAACAACTACTAAACTCTCCCGTAGCGCCCCAAAGTTTTGCGCTAAAATCG GCTAATGTCTCAGGAGAGTCTGATCAGCTACTCAATGG TCTGGAGAAGAGTGAGAGCCAGGAAGTAACACTAGAAGAGGAAGAGATTCAACTCAAAGAAGAATCTGACCAGGCCCAGAGCAGCACCATT CAGTCGCACAACACAGCAGAACTGGCCGCGCTACAAACCAG TCTGGCAGAGAGGGAAGCTATGATGAAATCCCTACGAGAGGAGCTAAGGGAAGCCAGGGACGAATCACAGAAGGTACAGGAGATCCTCGCTCAGGTCCAGCAGAGCCAAGAGTCCCAGCCGAGCACAGAGCTGCCG GAGCTGTTGGAGAAACtgaaggaggcagaggagagccACGGGACACTGCAGGCACAGTGTGACCAGTACAGGACAATCCTGGCTGAAACC GAAGGAATGCTGACGAACCTTCAGAAGTGTGTTGAGGGGGAGGAGCTGGTGTGGAAGTCCAAGATGGCCGACTCTGAGGACCAGTTGAAGAAG GCCCTGGAACAAGTGCATACTCTGGAGGAGACTGCAGAGAGCTTGAAGACAGGAAACCAAAGCATAGAACag ctgaAGGAGCAGGTGATGCTTCTGGAATCCCAGTTGGAGAAACAGTATGAGACGGAGGAGGAAATGGCACAG TTGAAGAAGCTGCTGTCAGAGTCTCAGAGCCAGCTGGAGTTGGCCCAGACGCAGGCCCAGACGCAGGCCCAGACGCAGGCCCAGACGCAGGCCCAGACGCAGGCCCAGACGCAGGCCCAGACGCAGGCCCAGACGCAGGCCCAGACGCAGGCCCAGACGCAGGCCCAGACGCAGGCCCAGACGCAGGCCCAGACGCAGGCCCAGACGCACAGGGAAGAGCTGGCTACG gtcagaggtcagctgAGTGAGGCGACGGAGCACGCTCAGAGCCAGAAGGCGGTCCCTGAGGCCGGGGCACAGAACGGACAATCGGAGCCCGAG